Proteins encoded together in one Vitis vinifera cultivar Pinot Noir 40024 chromosome 4, ASM3070453v1 window:
- the LOC100267747 gene encoding uncharacterized protein LOC100267747 isoform X1, whose translation MEEASAIGLPEAFLDFLKENGVDPSIYTTADSTPRYIRLKPGSISEAQIQQLEAEFKSKLEKVGWLPNFYSLPPQIHIANSMAYKEGKIYGIDAASGAAVSALNVSEGDHVLDLCAAPGAKLCMTLDLIGNSGSVTGVDVARHRLAACRTMIQKYALGDRCRLFVADGTTFSLIPVMEHSDSKSGGEFASKGKVDVFKEWTSKRPWKERKNAKKAREGIGSQLVPGIQDPELIFYGWHSGVIGLSRTELYKIACDSEVLKCGYDKVLVDAECTHDGSIRHIQKFDHWGWETLERRVLDAERTDSLTVLQFRLLSNGFRLLKVGGSLVYSTCSLTAAQNEDVVEQFLRENASAELQEIDAATNWPCKSGGIPKTLRFDPLTSQTSGLFVAKFTKLAS comes from the exons ATGGAAGAAGCCTCAGCAATTGGGTTGCCAGAGGCGTTTCTGGATTTTCTGAAGGAGAATGGTGTGGATCCTTCGATATATACAACAGCCGATTCAACGCCTCGATATATAAG GTTGAAACCCGGTAGCATTAGTGAAGCACAAATCCAACAGCTAGAAGCTGAATTCAAGTCGAAGCTTGAGAAAGTGGGTTGGTTACCGAATTTCTACTCTCTTCCACCCCAGATTCACATTGCAAACTCCATGGCTTACAAGGAAGGGAAG ATATATGGAATTGATGCAGCTTCTGGGGCGGCTGTTTCAGCTTTAAATGTCTCTGAGGGAGATCATGTTCTTGATCTGTGTGCTGCTCCTG GTGCTAAACTTTGTATGACGTTAGACCTTATTGGTAATTCGGGTTCTGTAACTGGTGTCGATGTTGCAAGACATCGTTTAGCTGCTTGTAGAACAATGATTCAGAAATATGCACTGGGAGATAGGTGTCGCCTCTTTGTTGCTGATGGAACAACATTTTCCCTCATTCCTGTGATGGAACATTCAGATTCAAAATCAGGTG GTGAATTTGCATCTAAAGGAAAGGTGGATGTATTTAAGGAGTGGACTTCTAAAAGACcatggaaagaaaggaaaaatgcaaagaaaGCTAGGGAAGGCATTGGTTCACAGTTAGTCCCAGGGATTCAAGATCCAGAACTCATATTTTATGGGTGGCATTCTGGAGTGATTGGTCTTAGTAGAACTGAACTATATAAAATTGCATGTGACAGTGAGGTGTTGAAGTGTGGCTATGACAAG GTCCTTGTTGATGCAGAATGCACTCATGATGGGTCAATTAGACATATCCAAAAATTTGACCATTGGGGATGGGAAACACTTGAGCGCCGTGTATTAGATGCAGAGAGGACTGATAGCTTAACCGTTCTTCAG TTCCGGCTTCTAAGTAATGGTTTTAGATTACTAAAAGTTGGGGGATCACTTGTCTACAGCACGTGCAG TTTGACAGCTGCTCAGAATGAAGATGTGGTAGAACAATTTCTTCGGGAAAATGCTTCTGCTG AGTTGCAGGAGATAGATGCTGCCACAAACTGGCCTTGCAAAAGTGGTGGGATACCAAAGACGTTACGGTTTGATCCCTTGACCTCTCAAACCAGTGGGCTTTTTGTCGCCAAGTTCACAAAATTGGCCAGTTAG
- the LOC100267747 gene encoding uncharacterized protein LOC100267747 isoform X2 encodes MEEASAIGLPEAFLDFLKENGVDPSIYTTADSTPRYIRLKPGSISEAQIQQLEAEFKSKLEKVGWLPNFYSLPPQIHIANSMAYKEGKIYGIDAASGAAVSALNVSEGDHVLDLCAAPGAKLCMTLDLIGNSGSVTGVDVARHRLAACRTMIQKYALGDRCRLFVADGTTFSLIPVMEHSDSKSGEFASKGKVDVFKEWTSKRPWKERKNAKKAREGIGSQLVPGIQDPELIFYGWHSGVIGLSRTELYKIACDSEVLKCGYDKVLVDAECTHDGSIRHIQKFDHWGWETLERRVLDAERTDSLTVLQFRLLSNGFRLLKVGGSLVYSTCSLTAAQNEDVVEQFLRENASAELQEIDAATNWPCKSGGIPKTLRFDPLTSQTSGLFVAKFTKLAS; translated from the exons ATGGAAGAAGCCTCAGCAATTGGGTTGCCAGAGGCGTTTCTGGATTTTCTGAAGGAGAATGGTGTGGATCCTTCGATATATACAACAGCCGATTCAACGCCTCGATATATAAG GTTGAAACCCGGTAGCATTAGTGAAGCACAAATCCAACAGCTAGAAGCTGAATTCAAGTCGAAGCTTGAGAAAGTGGGTTGGTTACCGAATTTCTACTCTCTTCCACCCCAGATTCACATTGCAAACTCCATGGCTTACAAGGAAGGGAAG ATATATGGAATTGATGCAGCTTCTGGGGCGGCTGTTTCAGCTTTAAATGTCTCTGAGGGAGATCATGTTCTTGATCTGTGTGCTGCTCCTG GTGCTAAACTTTGTATGACGTTAGACCTTATTGGTAATTCGGGTTCTGTAACTGGTGTCGATGTTGCAAGACATCGTTTAGCTGCTTGTAGAACAATGATTCAGAAATATGCACTGGGAGATAGGTGTCGCCTCTTTGTTGCTGATGGAACAACATTTTCCCTCATTCCTGTGATGGAACATTCAGATTCAAAATCAG GTGAATTTGCATCTAAAGGAAAGGTGGATGTATTTAAGGAGTGGACTTCTAAAAGACcatggaaagaaaggaaaaatgcaaagaaaGCTAGGGAAGGCATTGGTTCACAGTTAGTCCCAGGGATTCAAGATCCAGAACTCATATTTTATGGGTGGCATTCTGGAGTGATTGGTCTTAGTAGAACTGAACTATATAAAATTGCATGTGACAGTGAGGTGTTGAAGTGTGGCTATGACAAG GTCCTTGTTGATGCAGAATGCACTCATGATGGGTCAATTAGACATATCCAAAAATTTGACCATTGGGGATGGGAAACACTTGAGCGCCGTGTATTAGATGCAGAGAGGACTGATAGCTTAACCGTTCTTCAG TTCCGGCTTCTAAGTAATGGTTTTAGATTACTAAAAGTTGGGGGATCACTTGTCTACAGCACGTGCAG TTTGACAGCTGCTCAGAATGAAGATGTGGTAGAACAATTTCTTCGGGAAAATGCTTCTGCTG AGTTGCAGGAGATAGATGCTGCCACAAACTGGCCTTGCAAAAGTGGTGGGATACCAAAGACGTTACGGTTTGATCCCTTGACCTCTCAAACCAGTGGGCTTTTTGTCGCCAAGTTCACAAAATTGGCCAGTTAG
- the LOC100245428 gene encoding receptor homology region, transmembrane domain- and RING domain-containing protein 1, with amino-acid sequence MSTAAAKALAGILVFVSYSVRLTYAIVHLKSLSASFIDAPARFAVSVNSTGICGALHLADPLEACSSLLNRFRSQEIDTIKFALIIRGKCAFEDKVRNAQDAGFHAVIVYDDRDKGNLVSMIGNSQGIWVPAVFVSKAAGETLKIYAQGQEGECCIINPSFPESAWTVMVISFISLLVIATVVLTFFLTRNRRLNQRGTNPHRPSVDAKLVEVLPCFTFSQACECRVGDTCSICLEDYKDGERLRVLPCQHEFHASCVDSWLTKWGTFCPVCKYDLSTDATCSKVNERRTFLFF; translated from the exons ATGTCGACCGCTGCAGCCAAAGCCCTTGCTGGAATTCTAGTGTTTGTTTCTTACTCTGTTCGCCTCACCTACGCTATTGTTCACCTCAAATCCTTGTCCGCTTCCTTCATTGACGCTCCCGCCAGATTTG CTGTTAGTGTTAACAGCACTGGAATATGCGGAGCTTTGCATTTGGCAGATCCTCTCGAGGCATGTTCTTCTCTGCTCAACAGGTTTCGATCCCAAGAAATTGATACAATAAAATTTGCTCTGATAATTAGGGGTAAATGTGCTTTTGAGGATAAAGTCCGAAATGCTCAAGATGCTGGCTTTCATGCTGTAATCGTGTATGATGATCGAGATAAGGGGAATTTGGTTTCCA TGATAGGAAACTCCCAGGGCATATGGGTGCCTGCAGTTTTTGTTTCTAAGGCAGCTGGTGAAACCCTGAAGATATATGCTCAAGGACAAGAAGGGGAATGCTGCATTATAAACCCTTCATTCCCAGAATCTGCCTGGACTGTGATGGTAATATCTTTCATCTCACTTCTTGTCATAGCAACTGTCGTGTTAACGTTCTTCCTCACTCGCAACCGCCGGTTGAATCAACGAGGAACAAATCCCCACCGTCCTAGTGTGGATGCCAAGTTGGTGGAAGTTCTTCCCTGCTTTACATTCAGTCAAGCATGTGAGTGCCGCGTAGGAGATACATGTTCCATCTGTCTTGAGGACTACAAAGATGGTGAACGGCTCAGAGTTCTCCCCTGCCAACATG AATTTCACGCGAGCTGTGTGGACTCATGGCTTACAAAGTGGGGGACTTTCTGCCCGGTTTGTAAATATGATTTGAGTACTGATGCCACATGTTCTAAAGTGAATGAGAGgagaacatttttatttttttag
- the LOC100250555 gene encoding thiosulfate sulfurtransferase 18, translating into MDSEKSPATEFISADAHEAKDLIASGYRYLDVRMVEDFNKGHVDVESVFNIAYFIMTPEGRVKNPQFLEQVLSVCSKEDGLIVGCGTGDRSRLATVDLLNADFKHVRNMGGGYRSWHEAGLGVKKEA; encoded by the exons ATGGATTCTGAGAAAAG CCCAGCAACAGAATTTATCAGCGCTGATGCTCATGAAGCTAAGGATCTTATTGCCTCCGGCTATAGATACCTAGATGTTAG GATGGTGGAAGATTTCAACAAAGGCCATGTGGATGTTGAGAGCGTCTTTAACATCGCTTACTTCATCATGACCCCAGAGG GTAGGGTGAAAAATCCTCAATTTTTGGAGCAGGTTTTGTCGGTTTGCAGCAAGGAAGATGGTCTCATTGTG GGCTGTGGAACCGGGGACAGGTCTCGTCTTGCAACGGTTGATCTTCTTAATGCT GATTTCAAACACGTAAGGAACATGGGAGGAGGATATCGATCCTGGCACGAGGCTGGATTGGGCGTGAAGAAAGAGGCTTGA